Proteins encoded in a region of the Tachyglossus aculeatus isolate mTacAcu1 chromosome 11, mTacAcu1.pri, whole genome shotgun sequence genome:
- the LOC119933991 gene encoding gastric inhibitory polypeptide yields MRLEQGRNMVPKKVFPLLLVSLGLALADLEERDSSSPTLAKRYSEGTFIDDYSRALSSLQEKKFVDWLLKQKERKKDSSRNESARDLETKQDAQSSGLSGTPKNIQRSLPMPDVEVLIARWTNELLELLVNYSLLRT; encoded by the exons ATGAGACT TGAACAAGGCAGAAATATGGTGCCGAAGAAGGTATTCCCACTGCTCTTGGTCTCTTTGGGCCTAGCTCTGGCGGACTTGGAGGAAAGAGACAGCAG CTCCCCGACGCTAGCCAAGCGCTATTCAGAAGGCACCTTTATCGATGATTACAGCCGGGCCCTCAGCAGCCTTCAAGAGAAGAAGTTTGTGGACTGGTTGCTGAAGCAGAAGGAACGAAAGAAAGA CTCCAGCCGCAACGAATCAGCCCGAGACCTGGAAACCAAGCAGGATGCACAGAGCAGCGGACTTAGCGGGACCCCCAAGAACATACAGAG GTCTCTGCCGATGCCAGACGTGGAGGTGCTGATTGCCAGGTGGACTAACGAGCTGCTGGAACTGCTGGTCAACTACAGCCTCCTCAG gaCCTAG